Proteins encoded together in one Lentisphaerota bacterium window:
- a CDS encoding TonB-dependent receptor produces the protein MRGVGMGTTLLRKRDQVLRLLAVLVCLSPFTGWVQESGTSALRVQVTDQDWLVPLADVTVTVIESEKRAVTGPDGGVFFESIPFGNYSVLISRSGFERTLMRNVTVTPGAVQQLDVFLTAVYTEMDEFVVKEIDISTGSDTALIELKMTSAATIDGVSGDTIKRAGASDAAGVLKLVAGATVQDGKFAVVRGLPDRYVSSQLNGVRLPSADADKRAVPLDQFPASMIESMQVHKTFMPDQQGDASGGAVDIRLKRVPDRTVLAASLGMSYNDQMTGNKILTSKEGGVSYWGMGDGGLDKPFPVGEVGSAMSIPSPSAWRRYTEAQKQERRDSWLMSDQQTAAFSDDFGSSYKTAQPGTRWSATAGDSVLLAEDVRIGALGTFSYKNDMTGYANGTYNNYVARQVEDGLEFGRPNFASSASEFRTERGRESVLWGGTAMVGIESPWTDIGLTYTRSQATDYTVTRAIDDSTFDYESGLGTIWRSQSMHYSERATETTMLQAEHPWFFLPEDMPLFGWRDLTLRRPVSDWSMSRNIASQYEPDRRLFSDVYNNGYWSGPSGGLYPLERRWRDIEESGWQYAFNQKFPFVQWTENEGYLKAGLFDDQVVRTYKQDTFVYKSGNEGSKYEGGPDDLWSDEFLTGYTSLEDPPNLKRGWFVAQGDSDIDYRGTQDIQAWYVMGDLPLASFLSMQGGLRVESTAISAKMKPSKGAFDSNFAVLTVQTDQNGSEYVNKLKIETDESLAQYAPNLDQSDNLPAVGIKITPIENLNLRLNWSETVARPTFKELMPVEFKESAAAPTYFGNPRLKMSAVENYDVRVEYMPAAGQVWSASYFYKKLTNPIDMRAYNGYVEGEVFITPVNYPEGRIDGVEFEMRQHIGDWIDWTKGLTISANAACMESAVNRPKNEYESVKAYGGRRTRRMAGQPDHLLGFNLMYDIEGWGSSFNLFFTRRGDMLVSGDSVNGDRYVPMVFENQIDTLDFGFSQKLMRRWTLGFRVKNILDPEIQQEYRLEKGGEAIRSSYTMGREYSVSLACEW, from the coding sequence ATGAGAGGAGTGGGCATGGGGACGACATTACTCAGAAAACGCGATCAGGTTTTGCGGCTCTTGGCCGTGCTGGTGTGCCTGAGTCCGTTCACAGGATGGGTTCAGGAATCTGGTACGAGCGCATTGCGCGTCCAGGTGACGGATCAGGATTGGCTGGTTCCCCTGGCTGACGTGACGGTGACGGTGATCGAAAGCGAAAAGCGGGCGGTGACGGGACCAGACGGGGGCGTTTTCTTTGAATCGATTCCCTTCGGGAACTATTCGGTTCTGATCAGCCGCTCCGGGTTCGAGCGTACGCTCATGCGCAACGTGACGGTGACGCCCGGTGCGGTTCAACAGCTAGATGTGTTTTTAACCGCCGTCTATACCGAGATGGATGAATTCGTCGTCAAAGAAATTGACATCAGCACGGGAAGCGATACCGCGTTGATCGAACTCAAGATGACCAGCGCAGCCACGATCGACGGGGTCAGCGGTGATACGATCAAACGCGCGGGCGCAAGCGATGCGGCAGGCGTACTCAAACTGGTGGCTGGCGCGACCGTGCAAGACGGCAAGTTCGCCGTTGTGCGCGGTTTACCGGATCGCTATGTGAGTTCGCAGCTCAACGGCGTGCGACTACCCTCAGCCGATGCCGACAAGCGCGCCGTGCCGCTCGACCAGTTTCCGGCATCAATGATCGAAAGCATGCAGGTGCATAAAACGTTTATGCCAGATCAGCAGGGTGATGCCAGCGGCGGCGCCGTGGATATCCGGCTCAAGCGCGTTCCGGATCGGACGGTGTTGGCGGCCAGCCTCGGCATGTCTTACAACGATCAAATGACCGGAAACAAGATACTGACCAGCAAGGAAGGCGGGGTCTCGTACTGGGGTATGGGCGACGGCGGCTTGGACAAACCCTTCCCCGTCGGAGAAGTTGGATCTGCGATGTCGATCCCCTCGCCTTCGGCTTGGCGACGCTACACAGAGGCGCAGAAGCAAGAGCGGCGCGACTCATGGTTGATGAGCGACCAACAGACGGCGGCTTTCTCCGATGATTTCGGCTCCAGTTACAAAACGGCGCAGCCCGGCACCCGCTGGAGCGCGACAGCGGGTGACAGTGTCTTGCTGGCCGAAGACGTGCGGATCGGCGCGCTGGGAACCTTTTCCTACAAGAACGACATGACCGGATATGCTAACGGCACGTACAACAACTACGTGGCGCGGCAGGTCGAAGACGGGCTCGAATTCGGACGTCCGAATTTTGCATCGAGCGCTTCCGAGTTCAGGACCGAACGCGGCCGGGAATCGGTGCTGTGGGGTGGCACTGCGATGGTGGGGATCGAGTCGCCCTGGACCGACATCGGACTCACCTACACGCGCTCGCAGGCCACCGACTACACAGTCACGCGCGCGATCGACGACAGCACCTTCGACTACGAGAGCGGCTTGGGCACGATCTGGCGTTCGCAAAGCATGCACTATTCGGAGCGCGCCACCGAAACAACCATGCTGCAAGCCGAGCACCCCTGGTTCTTCCTGCCGGAGGACATGCCGCTATTCGGCTGGCGCGATCTGACGCTGCGGCGGCCGGTATCGGACTGGTCAATGAGCCGGAATATCGCGTCACAATACGAGCCAGACCGCCGACTTTTCTCGGACGTATACAATAACGGCTATTGGTCCGGCCCGAGCGGCGGGCTTTATCCGCTGGAACGCCGCTGGCGCGACATCGAGGAGTCAGGCTGGCAGTATGCGTTCAACCAAAAGTTCCCGTTCGTGCAGTGGACTGAAAACGAGGGATATCTGAAGGCTGGCCTATTCGATGACCAAGTCGTGCGTACCTACAAGCAGGACACCTTTGTGTACAAGAGCGGTAACGAAGGCTCCAAGTACGAGGGTGGCCCTGACGATTTATGGTCTGACGAGTTCCTGACTGGATATACGAGTTTGGAGGACCCACCCAATCTGAAACGCGGCTGGTTTGTCGCGCAGGGCGACTCGGACATCGACTACCGTGGCACGCAGGACATTCAGGCGTGGTACGTGATGGGCGACCTTCCGCTGGCCTCGTTTCTTTCCATGCAGGGAGGCTTGCGGGTCGAGTCCACCGCGATCTCCGCAAAAATGAAGCCGTCGAAAGGGGCATTCGACAGCAACTTCGCCGTGTTGACAGTGCAGACTGATCAGAACGGTTCGGAGTACGTGAATAAGTTGAAAATCGAGACGGATGAGAGTCTCGCCCAGTACGCGCCTAATTTGGACCAGTCCGATAACCTTCCGGCCGTGGGAATCAAGATCACGCCGATCGAGAACCTGAATCTGCGCTTAAACTGGTCAGAGACCGTGGCGCGTCCAACATTCAAAGAACTGATGCCAGTAGAATTTAAAGAGAGCGCGGCGGCACCGACCTATTTCGGCAACCCGAGGCTTAAAATGTCCGCTGTCGAGAACTACGATGTGCGTGTAGAGTACATGCCGGCGGCCGGACAGGTCTGGTCGGCCAGTTACTTCTACAAGAAACTCACCAATCCGATCGATATGCGCGCCTACAACGGCTACGTGGAAGGCGAGGTGTTCATCACGCCGGTGAACTACCCCGAAGGACGAATCGACGGTGTCGAGTTCGAAATGCGGCAGCACATCGGCGATTGGATCGATTGGACGAAGGGCCTGACGATCAGCGCCAACGCAGCCTGCATGGAGTCTGCGGTGAATCGGCCCAAGAACGAGTACGAGAGCGTCAAGGCATACGGCGGACGTCGCACGCGCCGCATGGCGGGGCAGCCGGATCACCTGCTCGGCTTCAACCTGATGTACGACATCGAGGGGTGGGGGTCGTCGTTTAACCTCTTCTTCACCCGCCGAGGCGACATGCTGGTGTCGGGCGATAGCGTGAACGGCGACCGGTATGTGCCCATGGTCTTCGAGAACCAGATCGACACACTCGATTTCGGCTTCTCGCAAAAGCTCATGAGGCGGTGGACGCTGGGTTTCCGGGTCAAGAACATCCTCGACCCCGAAATTCAGCAGGAGTACCGACTGGAGAAGGGTGGCGAGGCGATTCGAAGCAGTTACACGATGGGTCGCGAATACAGCGTCTCACTCGCATGTGAATGGTAA
- a CDS encoding DUF3450 domain-containing protein, translated as MVTRSTMIKPQFIYAVFMLAATVAWAQDDRETARLHLEKWLETQRLISREEQDWRVGKELVTERIELIRRESEALTEKIAQTRQETAEAATKAAELRAQNEALKAGLKPLQQDLQHLELRTLAILPWTPEPVRNRVAPLSQRIPANPLESKLTLSERYQNVIGTLNELNKAARELAVSGEVRKLADGRHVEATVFYVGLCQAYYVNEKSGVAGIGKLGPLGTWAWEEHNGIAPTIAQVLGIYRSEKPAAFVSLPVEAH; from the coding sequence ATGGTAACAAGGAGCACTATGATTAAACCTCAATTCATTTACGCGGTTTTCATGCTTGCGGCGACCGTCGCCTGGGCGCAGGATGATCGCGAGACGGCGCGGTTGCACCTGGAAAAATGGCTGGAGACGCAGCGGCTGATCTCGCGCGAAGAACAGGATTGGCGCGTCGGCAAGGAGCTGGTCACGGAGCGGATCGAGCTGATCCGGCGCGAATCCGAGGCGCTCACAGAGAAGATTGCTCAGACGCGCCAGGAGACGGCCGAGGCGGCGACCAAGGCCGCCGAGCTGCGGGCCCAGAATGAGGCGCTCAAAGCGGGCCTCAAGCCGTTGCAGCAAGACCTCCAACACCTCGAACTGCGCACGCTGGCCATCCTCCCCTGGACCCCCGAACCGGTGCGCAATCGCGTGGCACCCCTGAGTCAACGGATACCCGCTAATCCGCTTGAGAGCAAGCTGACACTCTCCGAGCGCTATCAGAACGTGATTGGGACGCTCAACGAACTGAACAAGGCGGCCCGTGAACTGGCGGTCTCGGGCGAGGTGCGCAAACTTGCCGACGGTCGCCACGTCGAGGCGACAGTCTTCTATGTCGGCCTTTGCCAGGCCTATTACGTCAATGAGAAGAGCGGCGTGGCCGGCATCGGCAAGCTCGGCCCGCTGGGAACCTGGGCATGGGAGGAGCACAACGGCATCGCACCCACCATCGCCCAGGTGCTGGGCATCTATCGCAGCGAGAAGCCGGCCGCATTCGTGTCGCTGCCTGTCGAGGCTCACTAA